Genomic DNA from Penaeus monodon isolate SGIC_2016 chromosome 4, NSTDA_Pmon_1, whole genome shotgun sequence:
ACCTACAACAcgctatcctccctcccctctctctcttgtaccCCATTCGCCCAGATTTCCCAAGGATACCCACCTACAACACAATAACCTGGTACCCCATTCCCCAGGTGTCGAGGAGGAGCCTGCATCGACTTCCACTGGGTGTGTGACGGGTCTGAGGACTGCGACGGAGGCGAGGACGAGGATAACTGCCCTGATCCTGCCGATGACCTCGGACCTTTCATTACGGTAAGTCGGGTCAGGGTCGAGGTGAATGCGCAATGCGAGGTCAAGGAGGATTtggagggagtgatggagagatgggtgtgtttatttatttatttatttattttattattattattattattattattttttgggggggtggttgtgtgtgtgcgtttgtgtgtgtgtgtttgtgtgtgtgtgcgcgcgtatgtgtgtatgcatgtacgtatgtgtgtatgtatgcatttatgcatgtatgtatgaatgcatttatgtatgtatttatacatttatgtatgtatatatatatttatgcatgtatgtatgtatgtaaacttggAAATTCTCAATATATGAaacggaagggaaaagagaaaaaaatgggaatttataTTACATAAGTGTGTATTAGAATTAGTTACTATTTACTCAAGATTCCTTTGTATTGCTTGAATATATGGGTTTATTCTACCATAAAGTCGCAGGTAAGATCACAAATTTCATTATAATTCTGTTGCAAAAATATTGACTTCCGAATTAGTTAGTGACTGCGGTAGATGTTTATGCATATGATACTGTATTACTAACATGAATATGGGTATTTCAAGTTGCGATATCATTGCAGTCATTCAAAAAAACTTCTAGAATCATTCTCTTTATGATGAgtgattgttattttatcaggaacacacacaaacacacacacacaaccacacatacacaaacaaacaatcccccccttaacaaacacacgcatctctccatcactcccacctgtgtgtgtgtgtgtgtgtgtgtgtgtgtgtgtgtgtgtgtgtgtgtgtgtgtgtgtgtgtgtgtgtgtgtgtgtgtgtgtgtgtgtggtgcgtgcgtgcgtgtatgtgtgtgtgtgtgtgtgtgtgtgtgtgtgtgtgtgtgtgtgtgtgtgtatgtagttgtataaTATCTTATATGTCTTTGAAAATTaccagagaaacacacacacacacacacacacacacacacacacacacacacacacacacacacacacacacacacacacacacacacacacacacacacacacacacacacacagaaacacaaacatacacaaaaaagaagaagaaaaaaagaaaaaatgacacatGATAAAACCAGCTTCTGCTCCGATGAAGTCACTCGAAGTCACACAGTAATCGCAACAGCGCCCCAGAACCTCCCTCTCTGCCAGATTTCTCCCACCGACCTGTCTAcaaactctcttctctcccctctcctcccccctttagaGCCAAGAATGCCCCGAAGGCCACCTCTACTGCCCTCCCAGATGCGTCTCCCCGGAGTGGCAGTGCGACGGCCACAACGACTGCCCCAACGGAGAGGACGAGACCCACTGCGAAATCACTTGCGCCACGGAGGAATTCACGTGTTCATCCGCCATGTGTATTCCCTGGAGCCACGTGTGCGACGGACACCAGCAGTGTTTACATGGCGATGGTAAGTACGGCGATAGGTCCTCCGTTCCCTCCTGTATTTGTTTCAAGACCGAAAGACAGGTTTCTTCATTTTAATTCTAGGATACGGATGGGTATCTTCCTAAATGACTCGCCAGCTCAGTGGTTATAAAGTTATAAGGCAGATCGCAACCAAAAAGAAGATATTTAAATGATAATCGGACtcaaaaatcaaaagaaagaaggCTTAATGATAATCAAACGCCAAATCAGCCTAAAAAGACTTTTAAGAATGATCAGACtcaaaaaatcaaccaaaaagaagacctttgataatgataatcactcccccccaatccccctcccttttacccacgagaaaaaaaaacttctacccacgacagagagagagagagagagagagagagagagagagagagagagagagagagagagagagagagagagagagagagagagagagagaagagaaagaaaaaaagaaggaaaatccccctctcctctcctacccacGAGGAGGAATTAAACCCACTGActaccctctcctcccacacAGACGAATTCAAGTGCCAGACCATCGAGTGCAAGGACCAAGGGTGCTCCCACGCCTGCCACTTCGGCGGAGAAACGTGCCTGTGTCAGCCCGGCTTCACGATCGCCGAGGACAACGTCACGTGAGTGCCACTTGGTCGTCAGTTTTATCCTTTtagtctctgtgtctctgtatctcctctctctctctctctctctctctctctctctctctctctctctctctctctctctctctctctctctcttctctctctctctctttctctctctctctcctctctctctctctctctctctctctcttctctctttccttcttcccaccactcccctcttttctcttttctcctctctctcctctctctttcttctctctcctcttccttcttcttcttctctctctctctctctttctctctctctttctctttcaatatctcttctctctcttctctttctcttctctctctcttctctctctttctctctctctctctctctcttcttctctctctctcttcttctctctctctctcttcttctctctctctctctctctctctctctctctctctctctctctctctctctcttctctctctctctctctctctctctctctctctctctctctctctctctctctctctctctctctctctctctctctctctctctctctttctttctgtctgtctgtctgtctgtctgtctgtcttctgtctctctctctctctctctctctctctctctctctctctctctctctctctctctctctctctctttctttttttctttctctctctgtctctctctctctctctgtctctctctctctgtctctctgtctgtctgtctgtctgtctctctctctctctctctctctctctctctctctctctctctctctctcttttttctctctctctctccctctctctctctttctctctctctctctgagtcgccagttttattattttagtatatattttctgtttattgtcaatgttttggtgttttttattgtctgttaaatttttttctttgtttattcgctttacttttttatatttatttttgttcttttctttatttattttcttaaattgttttctttatttatattataaattgattttctttgtttcttcgctttaacattttttattcatatttattttctttgtttattgtcttccagttaatttttttttgtgattctttaaatgtttattttcttttgttatttcattcaacgtttttattttatattgatgttttatttttattattattgatttcacTTTGTTCCATTtaactttttatgttttatttgtttttcactgttttttttttttttttttttttttttttttaaggaaaagaggCCTTTGTGTTAAACTTGAACTTTTCAGCGTTATAATTCTGTGCTGTTAATATTACGTTGCAAAGTTCTGTGCAGGGGGACTTTggtgactaatatatatatatatatatatatatatatatatatatatatatatatatatatatatatatattagaaaaaaacccactatatatatgtatatatgtacatatacctacatGTAAATACATGAAATGAGAAATTGGgtctaaaacaaaacacaaacgccACGACAACAATTTCAtttgaagggagaaaaaaatctcaaaggaGACAAATAGGGGTTACACTGTAATTTATTTTCGGATGCGTCGCGGTTTCATTCAagcggaaggaagggaaatgggtaaTTTTCGCCACGCTTTCCGTTGAAGCAGGTGCCCATCTGGAACGGAGGGAGCCAGGAAGGTCATTGTGAAGGTTTTCTTTGGtcgtttcgtttgtttttttgtgttgcagTAATCATAGTTAAATATTCCAACCTTTTATGGCGctgcaagaaacacacacacgcacacacacacacacacacacacacacacacacacacacacacacacacacacacacacacacacacacacacacacacacacacacacagagtgagtatatacatacatatacacactcactcactcattcactcactctctccctccctccctcccttccttccttccttcctcccccactcattcactcactctcacgctcacactgacactcacactcatactcactaaGTCACTCACTCGTGACTTACCTCTGAACTTGCCAACGCCATGCAAGTCCGCAATTTTTCCAGGGTTTCAGTATCCTCCTTGTCACAGCCTtagtcaaagtaaaaaaaaaaaatgtatatattaaaacgaCTAAAAACGTCAAATCTGTACCAATTATATCCCCAACATATTATTCGAAAACCCAAAAAGTATAAGGAAACAGATTTACGAGATAATCTCACTTGTGATTTCCTCTAGACAAAGACGCAGTGCTTCGATAGGCTGCTGAGACACATCGACCTCCCGCAAGCACATTTTACATTCAGAGTCATCCGCTGACGTTTTGCACAACAATCCTGTGAAGGGGCGTAGGAGTGCTCATCATCAAGTGCATTTTGAAATTACAatgtatttatacaaacatacatatctttctatgtatgtatgtatatatatatatatatatatatatatatatatatatatatatatatatatatatatttatgtatatgtatatgtatatgtatatatgtatatatatgtatatgtacacacacacacacacacacacacacacacacacacacacacacacacacacacacacacacacacacacatacacacacacacacacactcacacacacacacacacacacatatatatatatatatatatatatatatatatatatatatatatataaatatatatacatatatatatatatacatatatatatatatatatatatatatatatatatatatatatatatatatatatatatatatatgtgtgtgtgtgtgtgtgtgtgtgtgtgtgtgtgtgtgtgtgtgtgtgtgtgtatgtagtatatatatatatatatatatatatatatatttatatatatatatatatatatatatatatatatatatatataatcatcttcatcatgggggggggggtaacgccgacgggggcccaTGGCCTCATCCATccatcgcttccagccacggggatcccctCAAGGCGAGCCTCTAGGCAGGCCCTCGGTCCAGCTTTGGCCGTGAccttctaggtcgtcccacggccctccttcacccaggattgtctcgtaaaGAGACAGTCTAATGTGCAATGTGTCATccatatatcctgagttggctg
This window encodes:
- the LOC119569828 gene encoding uncharacterized protein LOC119569828, which encodes MKLLCLLVLLCLEVPGDSLSIDSHHYAAATKCLRLLCKTSADDSECKMCLREVDVSQQPIEALRLCLEEITSCDKEDTETLEKLRTCMALASSEMGTCFNGKRGENYPFPFLPLE